The following coding sequences are from one Vulpes vulpes isolate BD-2025 chromosome 12, VulVul3, whole genome shotgun sequence window:
- the TMEM52 gene encoding transmembrane protein 52 isoform X2 codes for MVLGALAPGALLLLPPLLPLPQVALGFSDGSCDPSDLLILLAVLLLLLCGVTASCVRFCCLRKRAHTQPHLPPTPQPCDLTVSPMDSDSPVHSTVTSYSSVQYPLGMRLPLPFGELDLDSMTPPAYSLYAPELPPSYEEAVKTAKPRQEEPPPS; via the exons ATGGTGCTGGGGGCTCTGGCCCCGGGTGCGCTCCTCCTGCTCCCGCCGCTCCTGCCGCTGCCGCAG GTGGCGCTGGGCTTCTCGGACGGCAGCTGCGACCCCTCGGACCT GCTTATCTTACTTGctgtcctcctgctgctgctgtgcGGGGTCACAGCCAGCTGTGTCCGGTTCTGCTGCCTCCGGAAACGGGCACACACCCAGCCACACCTGCCACCAACACCTCAGCCTTGCGACCTGACAGTCAGCCCTATGGATAGTGACAGCCCCGTGCACAGCACTGTGACTT CTTACAGCTCTGTGCAGTACCCGCTGGGCATGCGGCTGCCCCTCCCCTTTGGGGAGCTGGACCTCGACTCCATGACCCCTCCTGCCTACAGCCTGTATGCCCCTGAGCTGCCACCCTCATATGAAGAGGCTGTCAAGACGGCCAAACCCAGACAGGAAGAGCCACCCCCCTCTTAG
- the CALML6 gene encoding calmodulin-like protein 6 isoform X3, translated as MQLTPPPLVFCAQQLQCQRAVFSPPATDMTERLTAEQIKEYKGVFEMFDEEGNGEVKTDKGFFNCDSFLALMGIYWEKAQNQEGELRAAFRVFDKEGKGYIDWDTLKYVLMNAGEPLNEVEAEQMMKEADKDGDGTIDYEEFVAMMTGESFKLVQ; from the exons ATGCAGCTGACACCTCCACCCCTCGTGTTCTGTGCACAGCAGCTCCAGTGCCAGCGTGCAGTGTTCTCCCCACCGGCCACGGACATG ACGGAGCGCCTGACAGCCGAGCAGATCAAGGAGTACAAGGGGGTCTTTGAGATGTTCGACGAGGAAGGCAACGGGGAGGTGAAGACTG ACAAAGGATTCTTCAACTGTGACAGCTTCCTGGCCCTGATGGGGATTTACTGGGAGAAGGCCCAGAACCAGGAGGGCGAGCTGAGGGCAGCGTTCCGTGTCTTCGACAAGGAAGGCAAGGGCTACATCGACTGGGACACGCTCAA GTACGTGCTCATGAATGCAGGGGAGCCCCTCAATGAGGTAGAGGCCGAGCAGATGATGAAGGAGGCTGACAAGGATGGTGATGGGACCATTGACTACGAGG AGTTTGTGGCCATGATGACCGGAGAGTCCTTCAAGCTGGTCCAATAG
- the CALML6 gene encoding calmodulin-like protein 6 isoform X2 encodes MTERLTAEQIKEYKGVFEMFDEEGNGEVKTGELERLMSLLGINPTKSELASMAKDVDRDNKGFFNCDSFLALMGIYWEKAQNQEGELRAAFRVFDKEGKGYIDWDTLKYVLMNAGEPLNEVEAEQMMKEADKDGDGTIDYEEFVAMMTGESFKLVQ; translated from the exons ATG ACGGAGCGCCTGACAGCCGAGCAGATCAAGGAGTACAAGGGGGTCTTTGAGATGTTCGACGAGGAAGGCAACGGGGAGGTGAAGACTGGTGAGCTGGAGCGGCTCATGAGCCTGCTGGGCATCAACCCCACCAAGAGTGAGCTGGCCTCCATGGCCAAGGACGTGGACAGAGACA ACAAAGGATTCTTCAACTGTGACAGCTTCCTGGCCCTGATGGGGATTTACTGGGAGAAGGCCCAGAACCAGGAGGGCGAGCTGAGGGCAGCGTTCCGTGTCTTCGACAAGGAAGGCAAGGGCTACATCGACTGGGACACGCTCAA GTACGTGCTCATGAATGCAGGGGAGCCCCTCAATGAGGTAGAGGCCGAGCAGATGATGAAGGAGGCTGACAAGGATGGTGATGGGACCATTGACTACGAGG AGTTTGTGGCCATGATGACCGGAGAGTCCTTCAAGCTGGTCCAATAG
- the CALML6 gene encoding calmodulin-like protein 6 isoform X1 yields MQLTPPPLVFCAQQLQCQRAVFSPPATDMTERLTAEQIKEYKGVFEMFDEEGNGEVKTGELERLMSLLGINPTKSELASMAKDVDRDNKGFFNCDSFLALMGIYWEKAQNQEGELRAAFRVFDKEGKGYIDWDTLKYVLMNAGEPLNEVEAEQMMKEADKDGDGTIDYEEFVAMMTGESFKLVQ; encoded by the exons ATGCAGCTGACACCTCCACCCCTCGTGTTCTGTGCACAGCAGCTCCAGTGCCAGCGTGCAGTGTTCTCCCCACCGGCCACGGACATG ACGGAGCGCCTGACAGCCGAGCAGATCAAGGAGTACAAGGGGGTCTTTGAGATGTTCGACGAGGAAGGCAACGGGGAGGTGAAGACTGGTGAGCTGGAGCGGCTCATGAGCCTGCTGGGCATCAACCCCACCAAGAGTGAGCTGGCCTCCATGGCCAAGGACGTGGACAGAGACA ACAAAGGATTCTTCAACTGTGACAGCTTCCTGGCCCTGATGGGGATTTACTGGGAGAAGGCCCAGAACCAGGAGGGCGAGCTGAGGGCAGCGTTCCGTGTCTTCGACAAGGAAGGCAAGGGCTACATCGACTGGGACACGCTCAA GTACGTGCTCATGAATGCAGGGGAGCCCCTCAATGAGGTAGAGGCCGAGCAGATGATGAAGGAGGCTGACAAGGATGGTGATGGGACCATTGACTACGAGG AGTTTGTGGCCATGATGACCGGAGAGTCCTTCAAGCTGGTCCAATAG
- the TMEM52 gene encoding transmembrane protein 52 isoform X1, which produces MVLGALAPGALLLLPPLLPLPQVALGFSDGSCDPSDLCPPQARWSSLWHVGLILLAVLLLLLCGVTASCVRFCCLRKRAHTQPHLPPTPQPCDLTVSPMDSDSPVHSTVTSYSSVQYPLGMRLPLPFGELDLDSMTPPAYSLYAPELPPSYEEAVKTAKPRQEEPPPS; this is translated from the exons ATGGTGCTGGGGGCTCTGGCCCCGGGTGCGCTCCTCCTGCTCCCGCCGCTCCTGCCGCTGCCGCAG GTGGCGCTGGGCTTCTCGGACGGCAGCTGCGACCCCTCGGACCT GTGCCCGCCCCAGGCCCGCTGGAGCAGCCTGTGGCACGTGGG GCTTATCTTACTTGctgtcctcctgctgctgctgtgcGGGGTCACAGCCAGCTGTGTCCGGTTCTGCTGCCTCCGGAAACGGGCACACACCCAGCCACACCTGCCACCAACACCTCAGCCTTGCGACCTGACAGTCAGCCCTATGGATAGTGACAGCCCCGTGCACAGCACTGTGACTT CTTACAGCTCTGTGCAGTACCCGCTGGGCATGCGGCTGCCCCTCCCCTTTGGGGAGCTGGACCTCGACTCCATGACCCCTCCTGCCTACAGCCTGTATGCCCCTGAGCTGCCACCCTCATATGAAGAGGCTGTCAAGACGGCCAAACCCAGACAGGAAGAGCCACCCCCCTCTTAG